A section of the Pochonia chlamydosporia 170 chromosome 2, whole genome shotgun sequence genome encodes:
- a CDS encoding polysaccharide biosynthesis protein vipA/tviB (similar to Verticillium alfalfae VaMs.102 XP_003002354.1), whose protein sequence is MVDDRPSIGQDQKLMTSHSIMGDDRVLTKLELESSCFQTPPTVVSDLGQISPFEFNGRLRYDLTPPSETSEFDQDVASVTQLFSETSEPVVAIIGVGYVGQHLAQVFSRAYNVLGYDISKSRTDHLTEIFDGNNRAKFTSSPAALGQATHFLISVPTLLLPDKTIDSSFLRNALSTVARFARPGSTIVIESSVAVGMTREFVGPLARKKGFFAGMSPERVDPGRTEPPAHAIPKIISGLDDVVPGSLSAIHKLYSRVFDQVTPVSTPEVAEMTKLYENCQRMVCIAYANEMADACISHGIDPFEVCKAASTKPFGYMPFSPGLGVGGHCIPVNPYYLLSNNRFPILEAASDRMASRPGEIARRVVAKLCKRVPYYRPHVLVVGMGFKIGQAHLTNSPGLGLAKGLVLTQMVDVSWADPLVSQESIPQIPRFDEVEWSLEALDSRFDLIIVAFRQSCLDFPLLEQLRIAEVEMWCP, encoded by the coding sequence ATGGTTGACGACCGTCCTTCCATTGGTCAAGACCAAAAGTTGATGACATCTCATTCCATCATGGGCGACGATCGAGTTCTTACGAAacttgagcttgagagctCCTGTTTTCAGACACCACCAACCGTTGTATCTGACCTCGGCCAAATTTCCCCATTTGAGTTCAACGGTCGCCTCCGTTATGATCTGACCCCTCCAAGCGAGACCTCCGAGTTCGATCAAGATGTGGCGTCAGTCACGCAGCTCTTCAGCGAGACCTCAGAACCGGTTGTTGCTATTATTGGTGTTGGCTACGTTGGCCAACACTTGGCTCAGGTCTTTTCAAGAGCTTACAATGTTCTCGGATATGATATCTCCAAGTCGCGAACGGATCATCTAACGGAAATCTTTGACGGCAACAACAGAGCAAAGTTCACATCCTCTCCAGCCGCGCTTGGGCAGGCAACACACTTTCTGATATCTGTACCGACGCTACTCCTtccagacaagaccatcGACTCATCGTTTCTTCGCAATGCCCTGAGCACAGTCGCCCGGTTCGCACGACCAGGCTCTACGATTGTAATTGAGAGCTCGGTTGCCGTTGGGATGACTCGAGAATTTGTCGGTCCGCTAGCCAGGAAGAAGGGTTTCTTTGCCGGGATGTCACCGGAAAGAGTCGATCCAGGCCGAACAGAACCTCCTGCACATGCTATTCCCAAGATTATTTCCGGGCTGGACGATGTCGTCCCTGGTTCGCTATCGGCGATACACAAATTGTACTCCCGGGTGTTTGACCAGGTGACTCCTGTGTCGACACCAGAAGTAGCTGAGATGACGAAGCTATATGAAAACTGTCAGCGGATGGTTTGTATAGCATATGCTAATGAGATGGCTGATGCGTGCATCTCTCACGGCATCGACCCTTTTGAAGTTTGCAAAGCTGCTTCGACCAAGCCTTTCGGCTACATGCCGTTTTCGCCTGGACTTGGAGTCGGCGGTCATTGCATTCCTGTCAATCCTTACTATTTGCTATCCAATAACAGATTTCCGATTTTGGAAGCAGCCTCCGATAGAATGGCGTCCCGTCCTGGTGAAATTGCGAGGAGAGTGGTCGCGAAGCTGTGTAAAAGAGTGCCGTACTACCGACCACATGTTTTGGTAGTTGGCATGGGCTTCAAAATCGGGCAAGCGCATTTGACAAATTCTCCTGGGCTGGGTTTAGCAAAGGGATTGGTTCTCACCCAAATGGTTGATGTCAGTTGGGCGGACCCCCTTGTATCTCAAGAGTCTATCCCTCAAATACCCAGATTCGATGAGGTAGAATGGTCTTTGGAAGCGTTGGATTCGCGTTTTGATTTGATCATAGTTGCGTTCAGACAGAGTTGTTTGGACTTTCCCCTACTGGAACAGCTGCGGATTGCTGAGGTTGAGATGTGGTGTCCATGA
- a CDS encoding NAD(P)-binding domain-containing protein (similar to Metarhizium robertsii ARSEF 23 XP_007823381.1) encodes MAGDLVLITGATGMIGFKTLTILLEKGYTVRAAVRNQAGFDRISALPSVQKYKSQLSSFIVPDITVPGAYDEAVKGVKYIVHVASPLAGNTKGTDYEVSLIQPAIQGTVGILESAVKTTGIKRVVITASVASIASSARLASGKVVDENTLEVATKGPFANDFAAYSASKALAHQASKDFIAANKPAFDVINIMPVFVLGRDETVTEASSIAKGTNGLLMGPVLGYARDYPLNGTSVHVDDVAKMHVLALDGKIEGGQDFLAAGPDFGMINWAEAFEIIKRRYPKEYADGVFGFDGIAPPPTTVSRVDSAKAGKAFGIEFKSYEEQVVSVVDHFLELSGRK; translated from the exons ATGGCTGGAGACCTCGTCCTC ATAACCGGTGCCACTGGCATGATTGGCTTCAAAACcctcaccatcctcctcgaAAAAGGCTACACTGTCCGCGCCGCCGTCCGCAACCAAGCCGGCTTCGACAGAATCTCCGCCCTGCCCTCCGTGCAAAAGTACAAATCGCAACTCAGCAGCTTCATCGTTCCGGATATCACCGTCCCAGGCGCATACGACGAAGCAGTCAAGGGAGTCAAGTACATTGTGCATGTTGCGTCCCCGCTGGCAGGCAACACCAAGGGAACAGACTATGAGGTTTCTCTCATTCAGCCCGCCATCCAGGGAACGGTGGGGATCTTGGAATCCGCGGTGAAGACTACAGGAATAAAAAGGGTAGTAATCACGGCTAGTGTAGCTTCAATCGCGAGCAGTGCCCGTCTTGCAAGTGGTAAAGTCGTTGATG AAAACACACTCGAAGTAGCCACCAAGGGTCCCTTTGCAAACGACTTCGCCGCCTACTCTGCCTCCAAAGCCCTCGCCcaccaagcaagcaaagacTTCATCGCAGCCAACAAACCCGCATTCgacgtcatcaacatcatgccGGTATTTGTGCTCGGACGCGACGAGACCGTCACGGAAGCAAGTTCCATTGCCAAGGGCACAAATGGCTTGTTAATGGGTCCTGTGCTAGGCTATGCGCGCGACTACCCTCTCAACGGAACGAGCGTCCATGTCGACGACGTTGCGAAGATGCATGTCCTCGCActggatggcaagattgaggGTGGGCAGGACTTTTTGGCGGCGGGACCGGACTTTGGGATGATTAATTGGGCGGAGGCCTTTGAGATTATTAAGAGGCGGTATCCGAAAGAGTATGCGGATGGGGTGTTTGGATTTGATGGTattgcgccgccgccaacgacGGTGTCGAGGGTTGATAGTGCCAAGGCAGGGAAGGCTTTTGGTATTGAGTTTAAGAGTTATGAGGAGCAGGTTGTTTCGGTTGTGGATCACTTTTTGGAGCTTTCTGGGCGTAAGTAG
- a CDS encoding twinfilin-1 (similar to Metarhizium robertsii ARSEF 23 XP_011411008.1) has protein sequence MPQMSATPHKTTSHLISLASTPNSSSCPQRPYLQYRYPRTRAWDAARQRGNVIASTRSVRSVLSKHLPQTNRNPHLIENSRKNIPCSYPHRRKRRELRKPPDVSSPTSSSNVASPESSLGRRPVPVVSAAAATLLAERFMDPELFSLAQLELPTLNLESLVTEEVEGLVGDVRKIQATGQFFFETVHSWMPIVCKIGFSQSLLKRMTHQRAEFFLLVLSMKLCSSRVTEARSHFYQLVRQYYADLERSGVMSLLVLQAGVLIALYEMGHGLYPDAYLSVSECARYGAALGVDKTIVSRGATNTKWPDLEEARRVWWSILVLDR, from the coding sequence ATGCCGCAAATGTCCGCAACGCCGCATAAGACCACCTCCCATCTCATCTCtctggcttcaacaccaaattcGTCATCATGTCCGCAGAGACCGTATCTTCAGTATCGCTATCCCCGTACTCGTGCGTGGGATGCCGCGAGGCAAAGAGGAAATGTGATCGCATCCACCCGGAGTGTACGCTCTGTGCTCAGTAAGCACCTCCCTCAAACAAATCGCAATCCACATCTCATCGAGAATTCTAGAAAAAACATCCCATGTTCgtatcctcatcgtcggAAACGAAGGGAATTACGGAAACCGCCCGATGTAtcgtcaccaacttccaGCAGCAATGTAGCCAGTCCGGAGTCATCTTTGGGCAGGCGgcctgtgcctgtggtgTCTGCTGCAGCAGCTACCTTGTTGGCCGAACGCTTCATGGACCCTGAGCTGTTTTCTCTTGCGCAGCTTGAACTTCCCACGCTGAATCTAGAGTCTCTCGTCACGGAAGAAGTGGAAGGTTTGGTGGGCGACGTGCGAAAAATTCAGGCCACAGGCCAATTTTTCTTCGAGACAGTCCATTCATGGATGCCTATTGTTTGCAAAATCGGCTTCTCGCAGTCTCTTCTCAAAAGAATGACGCACCAGAGGGCAGAGTTCTTCCTGCTGGTACTGTCAATGAAGTTGTGTAGTTCTCGTGTCACAGAGGCCAGAAGCCATTTTTACCAACTCGTCAGACAGTATTACGCTGACCTTGAAAGATCGGGAGTCATGTCTCTCTTGGTGCTTCAAGCAGGCGTTCTTATTGCCCTGTATGAAATGGGCCATGGCCTCTACCCTGACGCATACCTCTCCGTTAGCGAATGTGCTCGATATGGCGCTGCCCTGGGTGTCGATAAAACCATCGTGTCTAGAGGGGCGACGAACACCAAGTGGCCAGATTTGGAAGAGGCTCGCCGAGTGTGGTGGTCAATTTTGGTCCTCGATAGGTGA
- a CDS encoding twinfilin-1 (similar to Metarhizium robertsii ARSEF 23 XP_011411008.1) yields the protein MKNGTRTSGPENAFMLGSAISLRLGRFARFAQAAHLLSQVLHQVADKSSDTTQLRRTIFSLVNVSRIEADMRQLEFCTQMAVYSGILLLDHPTLLPASHSRTDDLSNETSSILQSALKMSLYFSDAFVARVCDLISPFLLYLMYKVTSVCMRRSFGQGSESLDVRNAEAMRLSLKYLSRRWLAMFICRCWTGLMCC from the exons atgaagaatggGACTCGG ACCTCTGGCCCTGAAAACGCATTCATGCTCGGATCCGCCATCAGCCTTCGACTCGGCAGGTTTGCTCGCTTCGCCCAGGCCGCGCATCTTCTCTCGCAGGTCTTGCACCAAGTAGCAGACAAGTCCAGCGACACGACGCAACTACGACGAACCATCTTTTCCCTCGTTAACGTGTCGAGAATAGAAGCAGACATGAGGCAATTGGAATTCTGCACACAAATGGCAGTCT ACAGTGGTATTCTTCTCCTCGACCACCCAACACTGCTCCCTGCTTCTCATTCCAGAACAGATGATTTGTCAAACGAAACCTCATCCATTCTCCAGAGCGCTCTCAAAATGTCTCTGTACTTTTCGGACGCCTTCGTTGCAAGGGTATGCGATTTGATATCCCCGTTCCTGCTATATCTCATGTACAAAGTGACGTCTGTGTGCATGAGGCGTAGTTTTGGCCAGGGCTCGGAGTCACTGGACGTGCGGAATGCGGAGGCCATGAGGCTTTCGTTGAAGTATTTGAGCCGGAggtggcttgct ATGTTTATTTGTCGCTGTTGGACCGGCTTGAtgtgttgttga
- a CDS encoding heat shock protein Hsp20 (similar to Metarhizium robertsii ARSEF 23 XP_007823379.1) has protein sequence MSFFPHTLYQGDSSSFTPLFRLLDDFDTYARQSNTQPRRSNISTWQPKFDIRETSDAYELHGELPGMNKDTVHIEFTEPQTMTVRGKAERTYTSGTPAAGRIEDVSEKPAIEGDSHKATVEDETETAVDKPQPEEPKFKYWLTERSVGEFSRSFNFPAPVDHDGVSAGFRDGILTVEVPKAKKPESRRITIN, from the coding sequence ATGTCCTTCTTCCCTCACACCCTCTACCAAGGagactcctcctccttcacaCCCCTCTTCCGCCTCCTCGACGACTTCGACACCTACGCCCGCCAATCCAACACTCAACCCCGTCGCTCCAACATTTCCACATGGCAGCCCAAGTTTGATATTCGCGAAACCAGCGACGCCTACGAACTACACGGCGAACTGCCCGGCATGAACAAGGACACCGTGCACATTGAGTTCACGGAGCCGCAAACCATGACCGTCCGCGGGAAAGCCGAGCGCACGTATACCTCTGGAACGCCTGCCGCGGGCCGCATTGAAGACGTCAGTGAGAAGCCAGCCATTGAGGGCGACTCGCACAAAGCTactgttgaggatgagacgGAAACGGCTGTTGATAAGCCGCAGCCCGAGGAGCCCAAGTTCAAGTATTGGCTTACGGAGCGGAGTGTGGGTGAATTCTCGCGAAGCTTCAACTTTCCGGCTCCGGTTGATCATGACGGCGTGTCCGCTGGGTTTCGGGATGGCATTTTGACGGTTGAGGTGccgaaggcgaagaagccTGAGTCGCGACGCATTACTATCAACTAA
- a CDS encoding cyclin-dependent protein kinase complex component (Pcl8) (similar to Metarhizium acridum CQMa 102 XP_007812703.1) encodes MADANHENAATADHAQMLRDASDAAARAAIPPPPPVPSSDPRLAIVDDKGTSAADDNDLFKLPAVEALRLLSASVELLVRMTGDIPPTPPPKTPTNPQMSGMQVEKDNIVRSHSQQNLARMRQQAERATQQQHACSTNASHEGKEGMNKLQAYSASMSAQLIAQQHDKSGMPTSSEPIDGVKLRHHPQPDVQPYIVVGADSQPVNLQHGAITRKFYSKKEPPIPINQYLLRLHKFCPMSTAVYLATSLYIHRLAVEERAIPVTKRNAHRLVLAGLRVAMKALEDLSYPHAEIAKVGGVSEVELARLEISFCFLAGFELVVGEELLTKHWEELRCGNAQKVLKGMEVPTLKLTKRPREVAQATG; translated from the coding sequence ATGGCCGACGCAAACCACGAAAACGCTGCAACCGCAGATCACGCACAAATGCTGCGAGATGCCTCCGATGCTGCGGCCCGAGCAGCGAtccctccacctcctccagtCCCCTCGTCCGATCCCCGTCTAGCCATCGTCGACGATAAAGGCACGAGTGCTGCCGACGACAACGATCTCTTTAAATTGCCCGCCGTCGAAGCCTTGCGTCTGCTTAGCGCAAGCGTAGAACTACTGGTCCGCATGACTGGCGATATCCCGCCGACGCCGCCACCCAAAACGCCCACGAACCCTCAAATGAGCGGCATGCAGGTCGAAAAGGACAACATTGTACGGTCGCATTCGCAGCAGAACCTAGCGCGCATGAGACAGCAGGCCGAGCGGGCGacccagcaacaacacgccTGCAGCACGAACGCCTCCCACGAAGGCAAAGAGGGCATGAACAAGTTGCAAGCATATAGTGCTTCCATGTCGGCCCAGCTCATAGCGCAACAGCACGACAAATCCGGaatgccaacatcatcagAACCTATCGATGGCGTGAAACTGCGTCACCATCCGCAACCCGACGTACAGCCGTACATCGTTGTCGGTGCAGACTCGCAGCCTGTTAATCTTCAGCACGGCGCAATAACCCGGAAATTCTACAGTAAAAAGGAACCGCCAATCCCTATTAACCAGTATCTCCTACGTTTACACAAGTTCTGCCCCATGAGCACGGCCGTGTATCTCGCCACGTCGCTATACATTCATCGACTGGCCGTGGAGGAGCGGGCAATTCCGGTGACGAAGCGCAACGCCCACAGGCTGGTCCTGGCTGGACTGCGAGTCGCCATGAAGGCGCTAGAAGACCTGTCATATCCGCATGCCGAGATTGCCAAGGTAGGCGGTGTCAGCGAAGTCGAGCTGGCCCGACTGGAGATTAGCTTCTGTTTCCTGGCTGGCTTCGAGCTTGTGGTGGGCGAGGAGCTACTAACGAAACATTGGGAGGAACTGCGCTGTGGCAACGCCCAGAAGGTTTTGAAAGGGATGGAAGTCCCgacgttgaagttgactaAGAGACCTAGAGAGGTGGCGCAAGCAACTGGGTAA
- a CDS encoding thiamine pyrophosphate enzyme (similar to Neosartorya fischeri NRRL 181 XP_001258282.1), with the protein MSLLQRGCRATLRHCCATRAVTPARHRLSSWGASTQASRNDGANSLASRRILTSGGLVKRMSTSSTVATDPDDMYTASFAFFEAIWEAGISHCFVNLGSDHPSIIEAMVKGQRDARGKFPRIITCPNEMVAMSMADGYARLTGKPQCVIVHVDVGTQGLGAAVHNASTGRAPVFVFAGLSPFTIDGEHRGSRTEYIHWMQDVPDQKQIVAQYCRYTGEIKTGTNVKQMVNRALQFAKSDPQGPVYLCGAREIMEADIKPYRLKQENWNPIRLGGLPDSGVQKIVNALAGAKRPLVITGYSGRNHDFPGALVELADTVPGLQVLDTGGSDMCFPADHPAWLGLRYGVSDAVPRADAILVVNCDIPWIPTLCKPKDDAKIFHIDVDPLKQLMPTFYIDASERYRADAKTSIDQITAALKNGEAATKLRSADDATQVERVQTEHKQLLATIEEKAKPFEDGSFGTGHLCRTLKSLCPEDTIYAVEAVTNASFVNDNIQPTIPGSWINCGGGGLGWSGGAALGIKLATEAENPGKGKFVVQIVGDGTFLFSVPGSVYWISKRYNIPVLTIVLNNKGWQAPRRSMLLVHPDGLGSKASNEEINISFHPVPDYSGIAKAAADGDIHAARVSEASELEAVLKEAIEKVKEGQTAVVDCKVVTGC; encoded by the exons ATGtcgcttcttcaacgaggATGTCGAGCCACGCTGAGACACTGCTGTGCAACGCGAGCCGTCACTCCTGCAAGACACAGACTCAGCAGCTGGGGTGCATCGACACAAGCTTCTAGAAACGATGGAGCCAACAGTCTCGCTTCGAGGCGTATCCTCACTAGTGGGGGCTTGGTGAAGCGGATGTCGACGTCGTCTACGGTTGCGACGGATCCGGATGACATGTACACGGcgtcttttgcctttttcgAAGCAATTTGGGAAGCTGGGATAAGTCATTGTTTCGTGAATCTGGGGTCTGATCATCCTAGTATTATTGAGGCTATGGTCAAGGGACAGAGGGATGCGAGGGGGAAGTTTCCTAGGATTATTACTTGTCCTAATGAG ATGGTAGCCATGTCAATGGCTGATGGCTACGCTCGACTCACCGGTAAACCACAATGTGTGATTGTCCACGTCGACGTTGGAACACAAGGACTTGGGGCTGCCGTTCACAACGCATCGACAGGTCGAGCTCCAGTGTTTGTTTTTGCAGGTCTCTCGCCGTTTACGATTGATGGCGAACACAGGGGCAGTCGTACGGAATACATCCACTGGATGCAGGACGTGCCTGACCAGAAACAAATCGTAGCGCAATACTGTCGATACACTGGCGAGATCAAGACTGGTACAAATGTCAAACAAATGGTCAATCGAGCGTTGCAATTTGCAAAGTCGGATCCGCAGGGGCCGGTTTACTTGTGCGGCGCTCGTGAGATTATGGAGGCTGATATCAAGCCCTACCGCCTTAAGCAGGAGAATTGGAATCCCATACGACTAGGCGGCCTCCCTGATAGTGGTGTCCAAAAGATTGTTAATGCACTCGCTGGTGCGAAGAGACCGCTCGTTATTACCGGGTATTCTGGTAGAAACCACGACTTCCCAGGTGCGCTCGTTGAGCTTGCGGACACAGTTCCTGGCCTGCAGGTGCTAGATACTGGTGGTAGTGATATGTGTTTCCCTGCTGATCACCCTGCATGGCTTGGTTTGCGATACGGCGTAAGCGATGCTGTGCCACGGGCTGATGCGATTCTTGTGGTCAACTGCGACATACCCTGGATTCCTACGCTTTGCAAGCCGAAGGATGACGCCAAGATATTCCATATCGATGTTGACCCGTTGAAACAACTAATGCCGACGTTTTACATTGATGCGAGTGAGCGGTATAGGGCTGACGCAAAGACCTCCATCGACCAGATCACGGCAGCTCTTAAGAATGGCGAGGCAGCTACTAAACTTCGATCAGCGGACGATGCAACTCAGGTTGAACGGGTTCAAACTGAGCACAAGCAACTATTGGCTACGATTGAAGAGAAAGCGAAGCCATTTGAGGATGGAAGCTTTGGCACTGGCCATCTATGCCGAACGCTAAAGTCTCTGTGCCCAGAAGATACAATCTATGCGGTAGAAGCGGTCACAAACGCCAGCTTCGTTAACGATAATATACAACCCACAATACCTGGGTCCTGGATCAattgcggcggcggcggtctCGGCTGGTCCGGAGGAGCCGCACTGGGAATCAAACTGGCTACCGAGGCAGAGAACCCTGGAAAGGGCAAGTTCGTGGTGCAAATTGTTGGCGATGGGACATTTCTGTTTAGCGTTCCGGGGAGTGTGTACTGGATTTCGAAGCGGTACAACATTCCGGTCCTCACGATTGTGTTGAATAACAAGG GTTGGCAGGCACCTCGACGGTCAATGTTGTTGGTCCATCCAGATGGACTTGGATCCAAGGCCTCGAATGAAGAGATAAATATCTCGTTCCATCCTGTGCCTGATTATTCGGGTATTGCTAAAGCAGCTGCCGATGGGGACATTCACGCCGCGCGGGTTTCGGAGGCCTCTGAGCTGGAGGCGGTTCTGAAGGAAGCTATCGAGAAGGTTAAGGAGGGTCAGACGGCTGTTGTCGACTGCAAAGTTGTGACGGGGTGCTGA
- a CDS encoding 6-hydroxy-D-nicotine oxidase (similar to Neurospora crassa OR74A XP_959289.2), whose protein sequence is MGNGQSTPLQQCLNTVCNGRSGCVGYPSDPFYQLSWVKAYNKAIDITPIAVIRPNTSKEVAEAIKCAVQNKVHVQAKSGGHSYGNYGLGGQDGELMIDMANFKKFSMDTKTWQATFGAGYKLGELDEQLHKNGGRAMAHGTCPGVGAGGHATIGGIGPSSRMWGTALDHVLEVEVVTADGQIRKASQNENSDLFWALRGAGASFGVITQFTVRTQPEPGNVVEYTYGFVFGTQQEMAPVYESWQKLVNDPKMDKRFSTLFIAQPLGAIITGTFFGTKAEYEASGIPAKIPGGGKLDLKVMDWLGSLAHIAEKTGLALSDIPTEFYSKSLALRQQDALTHDTINKLFNYTGTADPGTLIWTVIFDSEGGAINEVPDDSTAYPHRDKLMMYQSYVIGLPLSEKTKKFAEGIHDIIQKGSPNANTRYAGYVDPALGRSEAQQTYWGSKLPKLRQIKAKWDPNDVFHNPQSVDPA, encoded by the exons ATGGGCAATGGGCAGAGTACTCCGTTGCAGCAGTGTTTGAACACTGTCTGCAATGGACGCAGTGGGTGTGTTGGATACCCTAGTGATCCCTTCTACCAGTTGTCCTGGGTCAAGGCCTACAACAAAGCAATCGACATTACCCCGATCGCCGTTATTCGACCCAACACCTCCAAAGAAGTCgcagaagccatcaaatgcgCCGTGCAGAATAAGGTACACGTTCAGGCCAAGTCTGGCGGGCACTCATATGG CAACTATGGCCTGGGAGGTCAGGATGGCGAGCTCATGatcgacatggccaacttCAAGAAGTTCAGCATGGACACCAAGACTTGGCAGGCTACTTTTGGCGCTGGTTATAAGTTGGGTGAACTCGATGAGCAGCTACACAAGAACGGCGGCCGTGCCATGGCCCATGGAACGTGCCCAGGCGTAGGCGCTGGTGGACACGCAACGATT GGTGGAATTGGACCGTCCTCCAGGATGTGGGGTACCGCTCTTGACCATGTACTCGAAGTCGAAGTTGTCACTGCCGATGGCCAGATTCGCAAGGCCAGCCAGAACGAAAACTCTGATTTATTTTGGGCCTTGAGAGGAGCCGGCGCCAGCTTTGGTGTCATCACCCAATTCACTGTCCGCACCCAGCCCGAGCCCGGAAACGTGGTAGAGTATACCTACGGCTtcgtctttggaacccaGCAGGAAATGGCCCCGGTGTACGAGTCCTGGCAGAAGCTTGTTAACGATCCCAAAATGGACAAGCGCTTTTCTACTTTGTTCATTGCTCAACCTCTAGGCGCTATCATTACTGGCACGTTCTTTGGCACCAAAGCAGAATATGAAGCCTCTGGTATTCCCGCCAAGATTCCAGGCGGCGGCAAGTTGGATCTGAAAGTCATGGACTGGTTAGGTTCACTCGCTCATATTGCCGAAAAGACTGGCCTGGCTCTCAGCGACATACCTACCGAGTTTTATAGCAAATCACTCGCTTTGCGTCAGCAAGATGCCCTTACCCACGACACTATCAACAAGCTCTTCAATTATACTGGCACAGCTGATCCCGGCACTCTTATCTGGACTGTCATCTTCGATTCAGAGGGCGGAGCCATCAACGAAGTTCCCGACGACTCTACAGCCTATCCCCATCGCGACAAGCTCATGATGTACCAGTCCTACGTTATTGGCCTCCCCTTGAGtgagaagaccaagaagTTTGCTGAAGGCATTCATGACATTATTCAGAAAGGCTcaccaaacgccaacacGCGGTATGCCGGGTATGTCGATCCTGCTCTTGGCCGATCTGAGGCCCAGCAGACCTACTGGGGCTCCAAGTTGCCCAAGCTTCGCCAGATCAAGGCGAAATGGGACCCCAATGATGTCTTTCACAACCCCCAAAGTGTCGACCCCGCGTAG